The following are from one region of the Oryzias melastigma strain HK-1 linkage group LG22, ASM292280v2, whole genome shotgun sequence genome:
- the LOC112149473 gene encoding filamin-A-interacting protein 1: MRSKSSGVESPEDRVLGAPQNDSDIGQEQEVGLSVKNLKAKSQQKDGREKLLLDSIESTDKTGSMVDLSREDLLKLLGIMEGEVQAREDVIFMLKSQQTSPELLESQYGCVVPGSALNALQRDGFITGSKQHKSSVYQKPAAELERLQEKHKETYRRMLSQLLLAEKCHRRTVHELDTEKRKHVDYMNKSDDFTNLLEQERERLKKLLENEKAYQIRKEKEHSKRLTKVREELVKLKSFALMLVNERQQHLEQMDQQSQRVQELSQQLQQREQTLNEGKERALEDSHRVQSLEAELKEKSLKLNQQHEEMSVIISAKELENRQMNTKLLELMHKVDELQENCRVLKKSDDELQELRVKISKGDCGNSSLIIELESLRKRVLEMEGNDEEITKTENQCRELRKRLEEEDCKAKNLRLEVEKLQKRIIELEKLEDAVCVSKSECAQLRDALEKEKGLTKELSEEVVALKIRMKELESSELKLEKSELSLKDDLAKLKSVTVALMDERKALMERVKSDEKKKDDLNKMVKLEQGKVMEVTEKLIEESKKFLKLKSEMEATVESLNVDKEKLSTKLADENDKTKDLNSKVIDMKKKIEGLEQAEKFSLRNSVLCDPAKLCESIRRDDNRIKEMTFEIEHLKERLQQLEVVEGDLIKTEDQYDMLEKRFTTEQDKAKILSQQVEEMKNQILRKKAIEKGEEESKEEDLRLRCKREEAKTRELQADVVALKEKVHELMHKEDQLSQLQVDYSLLQQRFLEEEEKAKNMRTEVFHLTKELEMVKRQSRALRPSLNGRRIVDAAVTSTSVQTEGSGLADEETPAVFIRKSVQEENHFMNNIRQKCLKKPSEKACTVERHPSSSSDLGIKKSWIPWMRKKDHATQETNLEKHLHMNGDLLPAEPMPQKPGQPLHIRVTPDNQNNTATLEINRTTTEEVFSSPAPLSPNHSQPKSRITIIPTYAAPTHRRKSPVGHVTPERAKSPVTITAISRAKSPESGRSSSTALGKPFSPVSQITANSSAITKTPSEPQEMTMGRAIIKVTPEKQMVPVPMRKSPNNVGTITTTEENKIHIHVGSSVTSKMVVRSMTTASDSRELMLSTGTVLRSPRQITTNSTRSMQSKVMSSITISPVTSPTTKPSQNVIGHDAQPLRAGLTRIPMSKNLKTGKTTLGSSGLSGGVKPESRPESHSVRMEVKKSAVNGCVLQTGGKV, encoded by the exons ATGAGGTCCAAAAGCAGCGGTGTGGAGAGCCCAGAGGACAGGGTGCTTGGGGCTCCACAGAACGACAGCGACATCGGACAAGAACAGGAAGTTGGTCTATCTGTGAAGAACCTGAAGGCCAAAAGCCAACAGAAGGACGGGagagaaaaactgcttttggaTTCCATTGAGTCTACAGACAAAACAGGAAGCATGGTGGATCTGTCCAGAGAGGATCTGCTGAAACTGCTTGGGATCATGGAGGGAGAAGTTCAG GCCAGGGAAGATGTAATCTTCATGCTGAAGTCCCAACAGACTTCTCCAGAGCTGCTTGAGTCCCAGTATGGCTGTGTAGTCCCTGGCTCTGCCCTGAACGCACTACAGAGGGATGGTTTTATCACCGGCAGCAAACAGCACAAGAGCAGCGTCTACCAGAAACCAGCGGCAGAG CTGGAACGTCTGCAGGAGAAGCATAAGGAGACGTACCGGCGAATGCTGAGTCAGCTGCTGCTCGCGGAGAAATGCCATCGCCGCACAGTCCACGAGCTGGACACAGAGAAACGCAAACATGTGGACTACATGAACAAAAGCGACGACTTCACCAACCTCCTGGAGCAGGAGAGAGAAAG ACTGAAGAAGCTGCTTGAAAACGAGAAAGCCTACCAGATAAGGAAGGAGAAGGAACACTCCAAACGCCTCACTAAAGTGCGGGAAGAACTGGTCAAGTTGAAGTCTTTCGCCTTGATGCTGGTCAATGAGCGGCAGCAGCACCTGGAACAAATGGACCAACAGAGCCAGCGCGTCCAGGAGCTCAGCCAGCAGCTTCAACAGCGAGAGCAGACTCTGAACGAAGGGAAGGAGCGCGCACTGGAGGACAGCCACAGGGTTCAGAGCCTGGAGGCAGAACTTAAGGAGAAATCTTTAAAGCTTAACCAACAACACGAAGAGATGAGCGTCATCATTTCTGCAAAGGAGCTCGAGAACCGTCAAATGAATACCAAGCTTCTGGAGCttatgcacaaagtggatgagCTGCAGGAAAACTGCAGAGTTTTGAAGAAATCCGATGATGAGTTGCAGGAACTGAGAGTAAAAATCAGCAAAGGCGACTGTGGCAACTCGAGCTTGATCATTGAGCTGGAGAGCTTGCGTAAACGGGTGTTGGAGATGGAGGGGAATGACGAGGAGataacaaagacagaaaaccaATGTAGGGAGTTGAGGAAAAGGCTAGAAGAAGAGGACTGTAAAGCAAAAAACCTCAGACTCGAAGTAGAAAAACTCCAGAAAAGAATAATTGAGCTGGAGAAACTTGAGGATGCAGTCTGTGTCAGCAAATCTGAGTGTGCACAGTTGCGGGATGCTCTTGAAAAGGAGAAGGGcttgaccaaagagctgtcagagGAAGTTGTGGCTCTTAAGATTCGTATGAAAGAACTAGAATCTAGTGAACTCAAGTTGGAAAAATCTGAGCTGAGCCTCAAGGATGACCTTGCTAAGCTTAAATCAGTGACAGTAGCTTTAATGGATGAAAGAAAAGCCCTGATGGAAAGAGTGAAGTCCGACGAAAAGAAAAAGGACGATTTAAATAAGATGGTTAAACTTGAGCAGGGTAAGGTTATGGAAGTTACTGAGAAGCTGATTGAAGAAAGCAAAAAGTTCCTAAAATTAAAATCCGAAATGGAAGCCACGGTAGAGTCTTTAAACGTTGACAAGGAAAAGCTCAGCACAAAGCTTGctgatgaaaatgataaaaCGAAGGATCTTAATTCGAAAGTCATTGATATGAAAAAGAAGATAGAAGGGTTGGAGCAAGCTGAGAAGTTTTCCTTGAGGAATTCGGTTCTTTGTGATCCGGCCAAACTGTGTGAATCCATTCGGAGAGATGACAACAGAATCAAAGAGATGACTTTTGAAATTGAGCACCTGAAAGAACGCCTCCAACAGCTGGAGGTGGTGGAGGGAGATTTGATCAAGACAGAGGATCAGTACGATATGTTGGAGAAAAGGTTCACAACGGAACAAGACAAGGCCAAAATTCTCTCCCAGCAGGTGGAGGAAATGAAGAATCAGATCCTGCGCAAGAAAGCAATTGAAAAGGGAGAAGAGGAGAGCAAAGAGGAAGACCTCCGACTACGGTGCAAAAGGGAGGAGGCCAAAACGAGGGAACTACAAGCCGATGTGGTAGCTCTTAAAGAGAAAGTCCACGAACTGATGCATAAAGAAGACCAGCTTTCTCAGCTCCAGGTGGACTATTCCCTTCTGCAGCAGAGATTCCTCGAAGAAGAAGAGAAAGCCAAAAACATGAGAACAGAAGTCTTTCATCTAACCAAAGAACTCGAGATGGTGAAGCGTCAAAGCAGAGCGTTACGCCCAAGCTTGAACGGAAGAAGAATAGTGGATGCAGCGGTGACATCCACCTCCGTGCAGACGGAGGGATCTGGATTAGCAGATGAGGAGACCCCAGCTGTGTTCATTAGAAAGTCTGTTCAAGAGGAGAACCACTTTATGAACAACATCAGACAGAAATGCTTGAAGAAGCCCAGCGAGAAAGCTTGTACCGTTGAGCGCCATCCTTCGTCGAGCAGCGACTTGGGTATCAAGAAATCTTGGATTCCTTGGATGAGAAAAAAGGACCATGCTACTCAAGAGACCAACCTGGAAAAGCATCTGCACATGAATGGAGACCTTTTGCCTGCCGAACCGATGCCTCAGAAACCAGGACAGCCTCTACACATCCGGGTGACACCTGACAACCAAAACAACACGGCCACCCTTGAAATCAACCGCACGACGACCGAGGAGGTTTTCTCTAGCCCAGCTCCCCTTAGCCCCAACCATTCTCAACCTAAATCCAGAATCACAATCATTCCCACTTATGCTGCTCCAACTCATCGAAGAAAGTCTCCAGTCGGACACGTGACCCCAGAAAGGGCCAAGTCTCCAGTCACTATCACAGCAATATCAAGAGCCAAGTCTCCTGAAAGTGGGCGGTCCTCTTCCACTGCTTTGGGAAAACCCTTTTCACCAGTTTCTCAGATAACAGCCAACTCTTCTGCCATCACTAAGACACCCTCTGAGCCCCAAGAAATGACAATGGGCCGGGCCATAATCAAGGTCACCCCAGAGAAGCAGATGGTCCCAGTGCCTATGCGGAAGAGTCCGAACAATGTTGGCACCATCACcacaacagaagaaaacaagatCCACATACACGTCGGCAGCAGCGTCACCTCAAAGATGGTGGTCAGATCAATGACTACGGCATCGGACAGCAGAGAACTCATGCTATCAACTGGGACTGTTTTGCGTTCTCCTCGGCAAATCACCACTAATTCCACCAGGAGCATGCAGAGTAAAGTAATGAGCAGCATTACAATATCTCCAGTTACATCTCCCACAACAAAGCCTTCTCAAAATGTG ATTGGGCATGATGCCCAGCCGCTTCGAGCGGGGCTGACCCGCATCCCAATGTCCAAGAACCTGAAGACAGGAAAAACGACTCTGGGATCCTCGGGGCTTTCTGGTGGAGTGAAACCGGAGTCTCGGCCCGAAAGTCATTCTGTGAGGATGGAAGTAAAGAAATCTGCTGTGAACGGCTGTGTTTTACAAACTGGAGGGAAAGTTTGA